Proteins from a genomic interval of Kribbella aluminosa:
- a CDS encoding DegV family protein encodes MAARVQVVTDSTAGLSTHELLRHPLTVVPLRVVIGGTSYDDGATSADVVAEALKTFTPVSTSRPAPQTFADTYAACAAAGAEEIVSIHLSGDMSGTFEAAMIGAKESPVPVRVVDSRSLGMGLGFPVLAAAAAAAAGEDAATVEAAARARMKTISSYFYVDTLEYLRRGGRIGAAQALFGTALAVKPLLTINGGRIVPLEKVRTSSRAIARLADIAVQRAGDAPVQLAVHHLANLEKAQTLADNLATRLPQAKEVVLREVGAVIGAHVGPGLLAVVVSPL; translated from the coding sequence CAGCCCGCGTGCAGGTCGTCACCGACTCCACGGCCGGTCTGTCCACGCACGAGCTGCTCCGGCACCCACTGACCGTCGTACCGCTGCGGGTCGTGATCGGCGGTACGTCGTACGACGACGGCGCCACCTCCGCGGACGTGGTCGCGGAGGCGCTCAAGACGTTCACCCCGGTGTCGACCAGCCGGCCGGCGCCGCAGACGTTCGCCGACACGTACGCGGCGTGCGCGGCGGCCGGCGCCGAGGAGATCGTGTCGATCCACCTCTCCGGCGACATGTCCGGCACCTTCGAGGCCGCGATGATCGGCGCCAAGGAGTCCCCGGTCCCGGTCCGGGTCGTCGACTCGCGCTCCCTCGGCATGGGCCTCGGCTTCCCGGTCCTCGCCGCGGCCGCCGCAGCCGCCGCCGGAGAAGATGCCGCCACCGTCGAAGCCGCCGCCCGGGCCCGGATGAAGACCATCTCGTCGTACTTCTACGTCGACACCCTCGAATACCTCCGCCGCGGCGGCCGCATCGGCGCCGCCCAGGCCCTCTTCGGAACGGCCCTCGCCGTCAAGCCACTCCTCACCATCAACGGCGGCCGCATCGTCCCCCTCGAAAAGGTCCGCACCTCCAGCCGAGCCATCGCCCGCCTCGCCGACATCGCCGTCCAACGAGCCGGCGACGCCCCCGTCCAGCTGGCCGTCCACCACCTCGCCAACCTGGAAAAAGCCCAAACCCTCGCCGACAACCTCGCCACCCGCCTCCCCCAAGCCAAGGAAGTAGTCCTCCGCGAGGTAGGCGCCGTAATAGGCGCCCACGTAGGCCCCGGCCTCCTGGCCGTAGTAGTAAGCCCCCTCTAA
- a CDS encoding helix-hairpin-helix domain-containing protein, with translation MKVFRRTPPPPPDVRARALSRLAVRPPTHADPHTPDVPPEDPEERDEVRGGWIPDQIPDRLRNARWTLTPRHILILVAVLAIGLTWATWTFVHARPTPIPETHPATTTPGTPVTQPGTGPTQPGAGTNQPGAAPTQPGAVSTQLGTGATQTGTGPNQPGAGPTQPGPTQPGAASIQPGAAQTPPDPAQSPGTATSSGPQLVVYVAGKVRRPGLVHAPPGSRVADVLTLAGGPLRGVDLTTLNLARPVTDGEQINVGLPTQPSPPNPSTTSTTTSPRTAPGTTVNLNTATIDQLDTLPGVGPVLAQRILDYRTQNGPFTTIDQLQEVPGVGPKKYDSLKSHVGI, from the coding sequence GTGAAGGTCTTCCGCCGTACCCCACCCCCACCCCCGGACGTCCGGGCGCGAGCACTCTCCCGCCTGGCAGTCCGGCCACCCACGCACGCCGACCCTCACACCCCCGACGTACCACCCGAAGACCCCGAGGAGCGTGATGAGGTGCGTGGTGGATGGATCCCGGACCAAATACCCGACCGCCTACGCAACGCCCGCTGGACCCTCACCCCACGCCACATCCTGATCCTGGTGGCGGTCCTCGCCATAGGCCTCACCTGGGCCACCTGGACCTTCGTCCACGCCCGCCCCACCCCGATCCCCGAAACCCACCCAGCCACCACGACCCCCGGCACCCCCGTAACCCAACCCGGCACCGGCCCCACCCAACCGGGCGCGGGAACAAACCAACCCGGCGCCGCCCCAACCCAACCCGGCGCGGTATCCACGCAACTTGGCACAGGCGCCACGCAGACCGGAACCGGGCCGAACCAACCTGGAGCCGGACCGACCCAACCCGGCCCCACCCAGCCTGGCGCGGCATCCATCCAACCCGGTGCCGCTCAAACCCCACCCGATCCCGCCCAGTCACCCGGCACCGCAACCTCGTCCGGCCCGCAGTTGGTCGTGTACGTAGCCGGCAAGGTACGCCGCCCCGGCCTCGTCCACGCCCCACCCGGCTCCCGCGTAGCCGACGTACTCACCCTGGCAGGCGGCCCCCTCCGGGGCGTAGACCTCACCACCCTCAACCTCGCCCGCCCAGTGACCGACGGCGAACAAATCAACGTAGGCCTACCGACCCAACCCTCACCTCCCAACCCATCGACCACCTCCACAACCACGTCTCCAAGAACCGCCCCCGGCACGACCGTCAACCTCAACACCGCCACGATCGACCAACTCGACACCCTGCCCGGCGTGGGCCCCGTCCTCGCCCAGCGAATCCTCGACTACCGAACCCAGAACGGCCCCTTCACCACGATCGACCAACTCCAGGAGGTCCCCGGCGTAGGTCCCAAGAAGTACGACTCCCTCAAGTCCCATGTCGGCATCTGA
- a CDS encoding ComEC/Rec2 family competence protein produces MALVLAAVVGLLLVWRRRLTDNGEVEPWTRVAWVGVGTSVVVGGLAIAAALQVATVRAGPVYGLAGGSATVSVRVRIDGDPILKQSTTSRRPPYVVVKATVEEVRSRASGQSSTSVRVRTPVLLIGTAKWKDVRFGQHVDASGRLERVDSGGEVAAMLSTRSPPRIVDAPPWWLRSAERVRAGLRQAVAHEPDDVRGLVPALVMGDVSGVSAELNADFRITGLTHLSAVSGTNLTLLLAFLLPLARLIGVRARGLTVVGVLTVVVFVVLARPQPSVLRAAAMGLIALAAMTGGGGQRRAVRSLSVAVIVLLLLDTSLARSAGFALSVLATAGIVLLGPGWRDALARWLPGWLADAISCPLAAQLACTPIVAWLSGQVSLVAVVANLLAGPTVGPATILGFVAAGVALLSAGLARIVGWAAGWPARWIILVAREGADLPGAESAWPATVFGVAVLTLLCLALVFGMHRILERPIAMILATVVLAVVVLRPIGTFGWPPRDWLFAVCDVGQGDGLVLRAGDGTAVVVDTGPDPAAMDRCLKDLGVRHIPVVVLSHFHADHVGGLAGVLSGRQVDEIEVTPYFSPRAEYDRVMELAGHSGAEVRTVAFHERRVVGQVSWTTLWPAKVPALPQAGTSSATSTDEGSPENNASIAMMVEVGGLRILLTGDLEPESQRAVLASGAELRADVLKVPHHGSARQDPAFIAAVNARLAVISAGRDNDYGHPAPRTLDLLSHNTTRTATTNVSGSLIITNPNNRLSLATRSSEAVG; encoded by the coding sequence GTGGCGCTGGTTTTGGCCGCGGTGGTGGGGCTGTTGTTGGTGTGGCGGCGGCGGCTGACTGACAACGGTGAGGTGGAGCCGTGGACGAGGGTCGCGTGGGTGGGAGTGGGGACATCGGTTGTTGTCGGGGGATTGGCGATCGCGGCGGCGCTGCAGGTTGCGACGGTGCGGGCCGGGCCGGTCTACGGGCTTGCGGGTGGTTCCGCGACGGTCAGCGTGCGGGTGCGCATCGACGGGGATCCGATCCTGAAGCAGAGCACCACCTCCAGGCGTCCGCCGTACGTCGTGGTGAAGGCAACTGTCGAGGAGGTACGCAGCCGGGCGAGCGGTCAGTCCTCCACCTCGGTTCGGGTTCGTACGCCGGTGCTCCTGATCGGCACCGCCAAGTGGAAGGACGTCAGGTTCGGCCAGCACGTCGACGCGAGTGGGCGGCTCGAGCGCGTCGACAGCGGTGGTGAGGTTGCCGCGATGCTCTCGACGCGGTCGCCGCCGCGCATCGTCGACGCGCCGCCGTGGTGGTTGCGTTCGGCCGAGCGTGTGCGAGCCGGCCTTCGGCAAGCGGTAGCCCACGAGCCAGACGACGTACGCGGACTCGTACCGGCACTGGTGATGGGGGACGTCTCCGGAGTCTCGGCCGAGTTGAACGCGGACTTCCGGATCACCGGCCTCACGCATCTGTCCGCCGTCTCCGGGACGAACCTGACACTTCTACTGGCGTTCCTGCTCCCGCTGGCGCGGCTCATCGGCGTACGGGCCCGTGGCCTGACGGTCGTCGGCGTGCTGACGGTTGTCGTGTTCGTCGTACTCGCCCGGCCGCAGCCGAGCGTGCTCCGGGCAGCCGCGATGGGCCTGATCGCGCTGGCCGCGATGACCGGCGGAGGAGGGCAGCGCCGTGCGGTGCGCAGTCTCTCGGTCGCGGTGATCGTGCTCTTGCTGCTCGACACCTCGCTCGCGCGGTCCGCCGGGTTCGCGTTGTCGGTGCTCGCGACCGCGGGGATCGTGCTGCTCGGGCCCGGTTGGCGGGATGCGTTGGCGCGTTGGCTTCCCGGCTGGCTGGCCGATGCGATCTCGTGCCCGCTTGCCGCACAACTCGCGTGTACGCCGATCGTCGCGTGGCTGTCGGGACAGGTGTCGCTGGTCGCGGTGGTGGCGAATCTGTTGGCCGGTCCAACGGTTGGTCCGGCGACGATCCTCGGGTTCGTGGCGGCCGGGGTTGCCTTGCTGAGTGCGGGATTGGCGCGGATCGTCGGGTGGGCGGCAGGCTGGCCCGCTCGGTGGATCATCCTCGTCGCGCGCGAGGGAGCCGATCTGCCCGGTGCCGAGAGTGCCTGGCCTGCAACGGTGTTCGGTGTCGCGGTACTGACGCTGCTCTGCCTGGCGCTCGTCTTTGGTATGCACCGCATCCTGGAGCGGCCGATCGCGATGATCCTGGCGACGGTGGTGCTGGCAGTCGTCGTACTGCGGCCGATCGGTACGTTCGGGTGGCCGCCGCGGGACTGGCTCTTCGCTGTCTGTGATGTCGGACAAGGGGACGGGTTGGTGCTGCGGGCGGGCGACGGTACGGCGGTGGTCGTCGATACCGGGCCGGATCCGGCGGCGATGGATCGGTGTCTGAAGGATCTTGGCGTTCGGCACATCCCGGTGGTTGTGCTCAGCCACTTTCATGCCGATCACGTCGGCGGGCTTGCCGGGGTGTTGAGCGGCCGGCAGGTCGACGAGATCGAGGTGACGCCGTACTTCTCGCCGCGGGCGGAGTACGACCGGGTGATGGAGCTCGCCGGGCACTCTGGGGCGGAGGTACGGACGGTCGCGTTTCACGAGCGGCGGGTTGTCGGGCAGGTGAGCTGGACGACGTTGTGGCCGGCGAAGGTGCCGGCGCTTCCGCAGGCGGGTACGTCGTCGGCCACGTCAACGGACGAAGGATCTCCGGAGAACAATGCGAGCATCGCGATGATGGTCGAGGTGGGTGGTCTGCGGATCCTGCTCACCGGGGATCTGGAGCCTGAGTCGCAGCGGGCCGTGCTGGCGAGCGGGGCCGAGCTGCGGGCGGATGTGCTGAAGGTTCCGCACCATGGTTCGGCGCGGCAGGATCCGGCGTTCATCGCTGCCGTGAACGCCCGTCTGGCGGTCATCTCCGCGGGCCGCGACAACGACTACGGCCACCCGGCGCCGAGGACGCTGGACCTCCTGTCACACAACACCACTCGCACAGCCACCACCAACGTCAGCGGCTCGCTGATCATCACCAACCCGAACAACCGCCTCTCCCTTGCGACCCGCTCAAGTGAGGCGGTGGGTTAG
- a CDS encoding cysteine hydrolase family protein, with protein sequence MTSATDAPASGACDALIVVDMQTAFVSGPDAVPGATQLLDRVRDLLDRARKAGAVVVHLQNDGPPGADDEPGTPGWELYLPVNPGPREHVIRKPRDDGFDATPLGEVLVSAGVRSLAICGVMSEMCVRATAQTAISRGYQVTLPHDAHATYDVPAVPGVSALVPAHIASRVAAWSLGDQITNTLPTSSTTF encoded by the coding sequence ATGACCTCCGCTACCGACGCGCCGGCTTCCGGCGCCTGCGATGCGCTGATCGTCGTGGACATGCAGACCGCCTTCGTGTCCGGCCCCGACGCGGTACCAGGCGCCACCCAACTCCTGGACCGGGTCCGCGATCTCCTCGACCGCGCACGGAAAGCCGGCGCAGTCGTCGTACACCTCCAGAACGACGGCCCGCCCGGAGCCGACGACGAACCTGGCACCCCCGGCTGGGAGCTGTATCTTCCGGTCAACCCCGGCCCCCGCGAACACGTCATCCGCAAGCCGCGCGACGACGGCTTCGACGCCACGCCCCTCGGTGAGGTCCTGGTGTCAGCCGGCGTACGCTCGCTCGCCATCTGCGGCGTCATGTCCGAAATGTGCGTCCGCGCCACTGCCCAAACCGCCATCTCCCGCGGCTACCAGGTAACCCTCCCCCACGACGCCCACGCCACGTACGACGTCCCGGCCGTCCCCGGCGTCTCGGCCCTCGTCCCCGCCCACATCGCTTCCCGAGTAGCCGCCTGGTCCCTGGGCGACCAGATCACCAACACCCTTCCCACCTCGTCAACCACCTTCTAA
- the holA gene encoding DNA polymerase III subunit delta, translating to MAARKGSAPKLGDVLLVTGAESFLADRAVRSAIAAVSKNSAAVSRNSSEVEVTDVDASMLDVGVFAELTGPSLFASERVLVLRALENLPSEMAAHLIEYAGAPVDDVLVVLVHSGGQKGKGVLDKLRKASVNEVVATAPKAWELPQFVAGEIRLLGGSVDEGAASALVDAVGHDLRALAGACAQLVSDSGGQAVTAELIGQYFGGRAEVTSFAVADATIAGRTEPALEQLRWALDCGVAPVLVTSAMAGGLRGLAKYASASGGMRDADLAREVGVPPWKLKQLKQQSRGWTPGGLAAAIKAVAQADADVKGASGDAGYALERMVLTITRAHGRR from the coding sequence GTGGCTGCTCGTAAAGGTTCTGCGCCGAAGCTCGGTGATGTCCTGCTGGTGACCGGCGCCGAGTCGTTCCTGGCGGATCGGGCGGTGCGGTCGGCCATCGCGGCGGTGTCCAAGAACAGTGCGGCCGTGTCCAGGAACAGCTCCGAGGTCGAGGTGACGGACGTCGACGCGTCGATGCTGGACGTCGGGGTGTTCGCGGAGCTCACCGGGCCGTCGCTGTTCGCGAGCGAGCGGGTGCTGGTGCTGCGGGCGCTCGAGAACCTGCCGAGCGAGATGGCGGCGCATCTGATCGAGTACGCCGGGGCACCGGTGGACGACGTGCTCGTGGTGCTCGTGCATTCGGGTGGGCAGAAGGGCAAGGGCGTTCTCGACAAGTTGCGGAAGGCATCGGTCAACGAGGTCGTCGCGACGGCGCCGAAGGCGTGGGAGTTGCCGCAGTTCGTCGCGGGGGAGATCCGGTTGCTGGGCGGGTCGGTCGACGAGGGGGCGGCGTCGGCGCTGGTCGACGCGGTCGGGCACGATCTGCGGGCGCTGGCCGGGGCGTGTGCGCAGTTGGTGTCGGACTCGGGCGGGCAGGCGGTCACGGCCGAGCTGATCGGGCAGTACTTCGGGGGGCGCGCGGAGGTGACGAGCTTCGCGGTCGCGGATGCGACGATCGCCGGGCGGACGGAGCCGGCGCTGGAGCAGTTGCGGTGGGCGCTGGACTGCGGGGTTGCGCCAGTGCTGGTGACGAGTGCGATGGCCGGCGGGTTGCGCGGGCTCGCGAAGTACGCGAGCGCGTCGGGCGGGATGCGGGACGCGGATCTGGCGCGCGAGGTCGGCGTACCGCCGTGGAAGCTGAAGCAGCTCAAGCAGCAGTCGCGAGGCTGGACGCCGGGCGGGCTGGCCGCCGCGATCAAGGCCGTCGCCCAGGCCGACGCCGACGTCAAAGGCGCCTCCGGCGACGCCGGCTACGCCCTCGAACGCATGGTCCTGACCATCACCCGAGCCCACGGCCGCCGCTAG
- the rpsT gene encoding 30S ribosomal protein S20 — protein MANIKSQIKRNRQNEAARLRNKSVKSTLKTAVRRFHEAVEAGEAEKANDTARKAGRLLDKAVSKGVIHANQAANRKSAIFKKAASI, from the coding sequence GTGGCGAACATCAAGTCCCAGATCAAGCGCAACCGCCAGAACGAGGCTGCGCGACTTCGCAACAAGTCCGTGAAGTCGACCCTCAAGACGGCTGTCCGGCGCTTCCACGAGGCCGTCGAGGCCGGCGAGGCCGAGAAGGCCAACGACACCGCTCGCAAGGCCGGTCGGCTGCTGGACAAGGCCGTCAGCAAGGGCGTGATCCACGCCAACCAGGCCGCCAACCGCAAGTCGGCCATCTTCAAGAAGGCCGCGTCTATCTGA
- a CDS encoding SRPBCC family protein, which translates to MPDLTESIAVQSTADTLYRLVSDLPRMGEWSPECTRVTWSSPSGSSSGGASSRIGPAAGSRFVGHNRVGFVRWFTFGTVVTADPGRRFTFDITFGPVPISRWDYEFVVTADGCTVTESWTDHRPAALKVLFRPVFGNRTPRNAEGIHTTLTRLKSAAEAG; encoded by the coding sequence ATGCCCGATCTGACCGAGTCCATCGCAGTGCAGTCGACCGCTGACACACTGTATCGATTGGTCAGCGATCTACCGCGGATGGGCGAGTGGAGCCCGGAGTGCACCCGCGTGACCTGGTCGTCGCCGTCCGGCTCGTCGTCCGGGGGCGCCTCGTCCCGGATCGGTCCGGCGGCGGGTTCGCGGTTCGTCGGGCACAACCGGGTCGGCTTCGTCCGATGGTTCACCTTCGGCACGGTGGTGACCGCGGACCCGGGCCGCCGGTTCACCTTCGACATCACCTTCGGCCCGGTCCCGATCTCGCGCTGGGACTACGAGTTCGTGGTCACCGCCGACGGCTGCACGGTCACCGAGTCCTGGACCGACCACCGCCCGGCTGCCTTGAAGGTGCTGTTCCGACCGGTCTTCGGCAACCGCACCCCGCGCAACGCCGAAGGCATCCACACCACGCTGACGCGGCTGAAGTCCGCCGCCGAGGCCGGCTGA
- a CDS encoding S8 family serine peptidase: protein MTRKRPAILVATALIAAAAGVPVLVNAASASQPAAQPSAPAAQSSDPEVKRSETGSYIVQLDDSPVAEYDGDIAGLAATKVLPGAKLLKTAAPVVDYVKHLANERSDVLKAVPQVRKLYDYNYTYAGFSAEMSYDDAVKLAKSSGVKSVEPSEIEHADTVDTPRFLGLSGKGGAWQQAGGVDKAGDGVIIGMIDSGYVPERPSFAPMKTTKQSDAIVAKKWKGTCQAGEEAPVTCNNKVIGARYFDKGIGNRPIPAEFKSPRDYGGHGTHTASTAAGNNGVDMTVMGRDYGKGSGMAPHARLAIYKALWAVDASGGGSGTDADIVAAIDAAVSDGVDVINYSISGSGSTYVNATGLAFLRAAKAGVFVASSAGNTGPGDATVGKTYPWVMSVANGTHDRDIQTTVTLGNGKAYTGAGIGSGTPQAPVVLAKDAGLAGADPANLTLCQAGTLDPAKVTGKIVVCDRGVNARADKSLQVKNAGGIGMILLNITPGTLDADLHAVPTVHLDDTKAAEVKAYVSGTANPTATIGAGTPVRVNAPMVASSSSRGPSPAGNGDLLKPDIMAPGTNVLAATTAFSAAGGEYAFMSGTSMATPHIAGIAAVLKSAHPTWSPMAIKSAMMTTATDKDTSGKPIKNDSGSAANPFGYGAGEVQPKYGMDPGLVYDSTYTDWTKFICGSGQVPSTHELCANGKIDLSDLNYPTIAIGDLAGKQTVTRTVTNVGRTPEVYFPKVEGAKGLKVTVSPKLLVTFPGRSATYTATIENNGAPLEQYSFGKLVWKSAKHSVASTLAIKPLTVKAPVQVNGTGTAGSVDVPITAGYAGTLNTTALGLNPATVAEATLKNPGGVAFPTTAPKVNDHVAKFTADVPVGTTYARFSTFDADYPAGTDLDVFVYKAGTTTLLGSSTGGSAEEEVNLSQPAGGPVDVYVDLYAGANEQQVKLNHWELQKSTGNLTATPATQQVQVAGQATVTANWSGLTAGTRYLGQLHFSDGADGSGSTVVRVDS, encoded by the coding sequence GTGACCCGCAAACGACCGGCGATCCTGGTCGCCACCGCACTGATCGCCGCCGCGGCAGGCGTCCCCGTGCTGGTGAACGCCGCCAGCGCCAGCCAGCCGGCCGCACAGCCGTCCGCACCGGCCGCACAGTCGTCCGACCCGGAGGTGAAGCGTTCCGAGACCGGTTCGTACATCGTCCAGCTCGACGACTCGCCCGTCGCGGAGTACGACGGTGACATCGCCGGCCTCGCCGCCACCAAGGTGCTGCCCGGCGCGAAGCTGCTGAAGACCGCGGCGCCCGTCGTCGATTACGTGAAGCACCTCGCGAACGAGCGCAGCGACGTACTCAAGGCCGTCCCGCAGGTCAGGAAGCTCTACGACTACAACTATACGTACGCCGGTTTCTCGGCCGAGATGTCGTACGACGACGCCGTGAAGCTGGCGAAGTCGTCGGGTGTGAAGAGCGTCGAGCCGAGCGAGATCGAGCACGCCGACACCGTCGACACCCCGCGCTTCCTCGGGCTGTCCGGGAAGGGCGGCGCCTGGCAGCAGGCGGGCGGCGTCGACAAGGCCGGCGACGGGGTGATCATCGGCATGATCGACTCCGGGTACGTCCCGGAGCGCCCGAGCTTCGCGCCGATGAAGACCACCAAGCAGTCCGACGCGATCGTCGCGAAGAAGTGGAAGGGCACCTGCCAGGCCGGCGAGGAGGCACCCGTCACCTGCAACAACAAGGTGATCGGTGCGCGGTACTTCGACAAGGGCATCGGCAACCGCCCGATCCCGGCGGAGTTCAAGTCGCCGCGCGACTACGGCGGCCACGGCACGCACACCGCGAGTACGGCGGCCGGCAACAACGGCGTCGACATGACCGTCATGGGCCGCGACTACGGCAAGGGCTCCGGTATGGCGCCGCACGCCCGGCTGGCGATCTACAAGGCGTTGTGGGCGGTCGACGCGTCCGGCGGCGGCAGCGGTACGGACGCCGACATCGTGGCCGCGATCGACGCCGCGGTGTCGGACGGCGTCGACGTCATCAACTACTCGATCTCCGGCAGCGGGTCGACGTACGTGAACGCCACCGGGCTCGCGTTCCTGCGGGCCGCCAAGGCGGGGGTCTTCGTGGCGAGCAGCGCCGGGAACACCGGTCCGGGCGACGCGACCGTCGGCAAGACGTACCCCTGGGTCATGTCCGTTGCCAACGGCACCCATGACCGCGACATCCAGACCACGGTGACGCTCGGGAACGGCAAGGCCTACACCGGTGCGGGCATCGGTTCCGGTACGCCGCAGGCGCCGGTGGTGCTGGCGAAGGACGCCGGCCTGGCCGGTGCCGATCCGGCGAACCTCACCCTCTGCCAGGCCGGCACGCTCGACCCGGCCAAGGTGACGGGCAAGATCGTGGTCTGCGACCGCGGTGTGAACGCCCGGGCCGACAAGAGCCTGCAGGTGAAGAACGCCGGCGGTATCGGCATGATCCTGCTGAACATCACCCCCGGCACGCTGGACGCCGACCTGCACGCGGTCCCGACCGTCCACCTGGACGACACCAAGGCGGCCGAGGTCAAGGCGTACGTCAGCGGTACCGCGAACCCGACCGCGACGATCGGCGCCGGTACGCCGGTCCGCGTCAACGCCCCGATGGTCGCGAGCTCGTCGAGCCGCGGTCCGTCCCCGGCCGGCAACGGCGACCTGCTGAAGCCGGACATCATGGCACCGGGCACGAACGTGCTGGCCGCGACCACCGCGTTCAGCGCGGCCGGCGGCGAGTACGCGTTCATGAGCGGTACGTCGATGGCCACGCCGCACATCGCCGGGATCGCGGCGGTCCTGAAGAGCGCGCACCCGACCTGGTCGCCGATGGCGATCAAGTCCGCGATGATGACGACCGCGACCGACAAGGACACCAGCGGCAAGCCGATCAAGAACGACTCCGGCTCGGCGGCCAACCCGTTCGGGTACGGCGCCGGCGAGGTGCAGCCGAAGTACGGCATGGATCCGGGCCTGGTGTACGACTCGACGTACACGGACTGGACGAAGTTCATCTGCGGTTCCGGTCAGGTGCCGAGCACACACGAGCTGTGTGCGAACGGCAAGATCGACCTGAGCGACCTCAACTACCCGACGATCGCGATCGGCGACCTGGCGGGCAAACAGACAGTGACCCGGACGGTCACGAACGTCGGCAGGACGCCCGAGGTGTACTTCCCGAAGGTCGAGGGTGCGAAGGGGCTCAAGGTGACGGTGTCGCCGAAGCTGCTGGTCACGTTCCCGGGCCGCAGTGCGACGTACACCGCCACCATCGAGAACAACGGCGCCCCGCTCGAGCAGTACTCGTTCGGCAAGCTGGTCTGGAAGTCGGCGAAGCACTCCGTCGCCAGCACGCTCGCGATCAAGCCGCTCACGGTGAAGGCACCGGTCCAGGTCAACGGCACCGGGACTGCGGGCTCCGTTGACGTCCCGATCACCGCCGGGTACGCCGGGACGCTCAACACGACGGCCCTGGGGCTTAACCCGGCGACGGTCGCCGAGGCCACACTGAAGAACCCGGGAGGCGTGGCGTTCCCGACCACCGCGCCGAAGGTGAACGACCACGTCGCGAAGTTCACGGCTGACGTCCCGGTGGGTACGACGTACGCGAGGTTCTCCACGTTCGACGCCGACTACCCAGCAGGCACCGACCTGGACGTGTTCGTCTACAAGGCCGGTACGACGACCCTGCTCGGAAGCAGCACCGGTGGCTCCGCCGAGGAAGAGGTGAACCTGTCGCAGCCCGCGGGCGGTCCGGTGGACGTGTACGTCGACCTGTACGCCGGAGCCAACGAGCAGCAGGTCAAGCTCAACCACTGGGAGCTACAGAAGAGCACAGGCAACCTGACTGCCACCCCTGCCACCCAGCAGGTGCAGGTAGCCGGCCAGGCCACCGTGACCGCGAACTGGTCCGGCCTCACCGCCGGCACCCGCTACCTCGGCCAACTGCACTTCTCCGACGGCGCAGACGGCTCCGGCTCCACCGTGGTACGCGTAGACAGCTGA
- a CDS encoding SigE family RNA polymerase sigma factor, whose translation MAAPAQEDARAAVSALYQRHWAGLVRLAVLMVDERQAAEDVVQEAFAELYRRWPLRGPDATLAYLRTSVLNRSRSVLRRRKVARLYIPPRQAPNASAESAAVLSEERSQVQRALQALPRRTREVLVLRYYLDLPFAEIAQILGIGESSARGTSSRGLAILTERLKELR comes from the coding sequence GTGGCAGCGCCCGCGCAGGAGGACGCGCGGGCCGCCGTCTCGGCGCTCTACCAGCGGCACTGGGCCGGGCTGGTCCGGCTGGCGGTGCTGATGGTCGACGAACGGCAGGCGGCGGAGGACGTCGTACAGGAGGCCTTTGCGGAGCTCTACCGACGCTGGCCGTTGCGTGGCCCGGACGCGACGCTTGCCTACCTCCGTACGTCGGTATTGAACCGCAGCCGGTCCGTCCTGCGAAGGCGCAAGGTCGCGCGGTTGTACATCCCGCCCCGCCAGGCGCCGAACGCGTCCGCCGAGAGTGCCGCGGTACTGAGCGAGGAGCGGTCACAGGTGCAGCGGGCGCTCCAGGCGCTGCCGCGACGTACGCGAGAGGTCCTCGTGCTCCGGTACTACCTCGATCTCCCCTTCGCCGAGATCGCCCAGATCCTCGGGATCGGCGAGTCCTCCGCCCGCGGCACCTCGTCGCGCGGTCTCGCCATCCTCACCGAACGCCTGAAGGAACTGCGATGA